Proteins encoded in a region of the Mucispirillum schaedleri ASF457 genome:
- the rarD gene encoding EamA family transporter RarD — protein sequence MDKKTFAFITAFFSFLIWGVLVIYWHQLSSVNPLEVVAHRAVWSLVLTAVLVLVTKKAGEAAAILKNPKNILPLILSSILIAGNWGLFIWAVAHDRILESSMGNYITPLFNVAASAIIFKAALNKYQKLSVFLALSGVIYMIAVYGQVPYIALFYAITFCTYGIIKKLVPASALTGLFIETLIISVPSAIYVLYLISTGESAVLKGDYFITFMLVCGGVVTTLPLLGFSYSAKVLHLSTLGILQYITPTIVFLLGVFVYNEYFSANMLLTFVLIWAGLIIYSADGLIQLKKSKKNIYRD from the coding sequence ATGGATAAGAAAACATTTGCATTTATTACTGCTTTTTTCTCTTTTTTAATCTGGGGTGTATTAGTCATATACTGGCACCAGCTTTCAAGTGTAAATCCTTTAGAGGTTGTAGCACACCGTGCTGTATGGAGCTTAGTTTTAACTGCTGTTTTAGTGCTTGTAACTAAAAAAGCTGGGGAAGCTGCTGCCATTTTGAAAAATCCTAAAAATATACTTCCATTAATATTATCAAGCATATTAATTGCAGGCAACTGGGGTCTTTTTATATGGGCAGTTGCTCATGACAGAATTTTAGAAAGCAGTATGGGTAACTATATTACTCCACTTTTTAATGTGGCAGCATCAGCCATTATATTTAAAGCTGCATTAAACAAGTATCAAAAATTATCTGTTTTTTTAGCATTATCAGGTGTTATTTATATGATTGCAGTGTATGGGCAGGTGCCATATATTGCTCTATTTTATGCAATTACTTTCTGCACATACGGCATTATTAAAAAACTTGTGCCGGCTAGTGCATTAACAGGACTTTTTATAGAAACATTAATTATATCAGTGCCTTCTGCAATATATGTCTTATATCTTATTTCAACAGGCGAAAGTGCAGTTTTAAAGGGAGATTATTTTATTACTTTTATGCTTGTATGCGGTGGAGTGGTAACTACACTTCCGCTGCTTGGTTTTTCATACAGTGCAAAAGTGCTGCATTTAAGCACACTTGGTATTTTGCAGTATATTACACCAACAATAGTCTTTTTGCTGGGAGTATTTGTGTATAATGAGTATTTTAGTGCAAATATGCTGCTTACATTTGTCTTAATATGGGCAGGGCTTATAATTTATTCCGCAGATGGTTTAATACAGCTTAAAAAATCAAAAAAGAATATATACAGAGACTAA
- a CDS encoding MinD/ParA family protein, producing MTDQAFTLRRRAWEANRNSHYISVSSGKGGVGKTNFTVNFACQLANLGKKVLVFDADLGLANVDIMLSLSVTATIKKYLEGRATIDDILKKNIYGFDVFPASSGFMELAHLSDEDFDKIFNIFITLDDRYDFIIFDTGAGISDAVVRFSSISDTIIVVTQPEPTAITDAYAFMKVIKQTYDIKLVNVVFNRVDDIQNSDNVFASLKNVASKFLSMDLRLLGHLRDDKNVRKAIRAQKPVSILDPKTAFSKDIQDCARRFIGAPVEKQKSANVYDLFKGVFK from the coding sequence ATGACAGATCAGGCATTTACTTTGAGAAGAAGAGCATGGGAAGCTAACAGAAACAGCCATTATATTTCCGTATCCAGTGGAAAAGGCGGTGTTGGTAAAACTAACTTTACAGTTAACTTTGCATGCCAGCTGGCAAATCTTGGCAAGAAAGTTCTTGTATTTGATGCAGACTTAGGTCTTGCTAATGTGGATATTATGTTATCTTTATCAGTTACAGCTACAATAAAAAAATATTTAGAAGGCAGAGCAACTATTGATGATATTTTAAAAAAGAATATTTACGGTTTTGATGTTTTTCCAGCATCAAGCGGTTTTATGGAACTTGCTCATTTATCAGATGAAGATTTTGATAAAATATTTAATATTTTTATTACTCTTGATGACAGATATGATTTTATAATATTTGATACTGGTGCGGGTATTTCTGATGCTGTTGTCAGGTTCAGCTCAATTTCAGATACAATAATTGTTGTAACTCAGCCTGAGCCTACTGCTATAACTGATGCTTATGCTTTTATGAAAGTTATTAAGCAGACTTATGATATTAAACTTGTTAATGTTGTTTTTAACAGGGTAGATGATATACAAAATTCAGACAATGTTTTTGCAAGCCTTAAAAATGTTGCATCTAAATTTTTAAGTATGGATTTGCGTCTTTTAGGTCATCTTCGTGATGATAAAAATGTTCGTAAAGCTATCAGGGCTCAAAAACCTGTAAGTATATTAGACCCAAAAACAGCATTCTCAAAAGATATACAGGACTGTGCCAGACGCTTTATAGGAGCACCTGTAGAAAAACAAAAAAGTGCCAATGTTTATGATTTATTTAAAGGAGTATTTAAATGA
- a CDS encoding sigma-70 family RNA polymerase sigma factor: MEKFSEEEKQNIVAEFLPKIKSWTIRLKGTLPDSVEVDDLFSAASIGLIEAMDRFDKSRNISFSTFAERRIKGAILDSLRNLDFLPRNVRTRLKALDAAVNELAGKLGRKPTVQEIIDNTEYSEEDIYRLMGLQENEKMLSLDETVGDGDDTSLVDFVRSTGLTPEDEVMKTNLIERMAEEIDKLSEKERQVVTLYYYEELTMKEVAEVLNITESRVSQIHTSATQKLKRRLKDIYE; this comes from the coding sequence GTGGAAAAGTTTAGTGAAGAAGAAAAGCAGAATATTGTAGCGGAATTTCTGCCTAAGATAAAGTCATGGACAATCAGACTTAAAGGGACACTGCCAGACAGTGTTGAAGTTGATGACCTTTTTTCTGCTGCTTCTATTGGTTTAATAGAAGCAATGGATAGATTTGACAAAAGCCGCAATATTAGTTTCAGCACTTTTGCAGAAAGACGAATAAAAGGTGCTATATTAGATTCTTTACGCAATCTGGATTTTCTGCCTAGAAATGTTAGAACAAGATTAAAAGCCCTTGATGCAGCTGTTAATGAGCTGGCAGGAAAACTTGGAAGAAAACCAACAGTTCAGGAAATAATAGATAACACTGAATACAGTGAAGAAGACATTTATCGTCTTATGGGTTTACAAGAAAATGAAAAAATGTTATCATTAGATGAAACTGTTGGTGACGGAGACGATACAAGCCTTGTAGATTTCGTAAGAAGCACTGGACTAACGCCAGAAGATGAAGTTATGAAAACTAATCTTATAGAAAGAATGGCAGAAGAAATAGATAAACTTTCTGAAAAAGAGCGTCAGGTAGTCACTCTTTATTATTATGAAGAGCTTACAATGAAAGAGGTTGCAGAAGTTTTAAATATTACAGAATCAAGAGTATCACAAATTCATACATCAGCTACACAGAAGTTAAAAAGGAGGCTAAAAGATATTTATGAATAA
- a CDS encoding protein-glutamate methylesterase/protein-glutamine glutaminase: MNKIKVLIVDDSIFMRKALESLLSGEPDIEIVGLAKNGKEGVEMAEQFHPDVITMDIEMPTMDGITALEMIMKKNPTPVIMVSSLTKEGADATLKALDLGAVDFMTKDSQSFGGADIEKGLKDKIRKFARNKGVLRLFSHSSSSQSHQTPSYKLSGTLASHTPNVQTPFAHTAQSGNTDGSKRVVVNKTGIKRIVALGTSTGGPQSLQRVIPLLPADLGVPVVVTQHMPPNFTQSLASRLNTLSKVEVVEAQGKEKLEPNVVYIAKGGYHLKFKKVGPSVYTELSTEPSNVFNIPGVDVMVDSIAELYGKECLGVIMTGMGSDGCKGLTNLKRMGGTIIAQDEPTCIVYGMPRAVVEAGIADEIVPLDEIAARISYHVK, translated from the coding sequence ATGAATAAAATAAAAGTCTTAATTGTAGATGATTCTATTTTTATGAGAAAGGCACTAGAGTCTTTACTTTCAGGTGAACCAGATATTGAAATAGTAGGGCTTGCTAAAAATGGTAAAGAAGGTGTTGAAATGGCAGAGCAGTTTCACCCAGATGTTATTACCATGGATATAGAGATGCCTACAATGGATGGTATTACAGCCTTAGAAATGATTATGAAAAAAAATCCGACACCTGTGATTATGGTAAGCTCGCTTACAAAAGAAGGGGCAGATGCTACATTAAAAGCATTAGATTTAGGTGCTGTTGATTTTATGACAAAAGATTCTCAGTCATTTGGCGGAGCAGATATTGAGAAAGGCTTAAAAGATAAAATTAGAAAATTTGCAAGAAATAAAGGGGTTTTAAGGCTTTTCTCTCATTCAAGCTCTTCCCAGTCTCATCAAACTCCGTCATATAAATTATCAGGGACACTTGCATCTCATACTCCAAATGTTCAAACACCATTTGCTCATACTGCTCAAAGTGGCAATACTGATGGCTCAAAAAGAGTTGTTGTAAATAAAACAGGTATAAAAAGAATTGTAGCACTTGGCACATCAACTGGCGGTCCACAGTCGCTGCAAAGAGTTATTCCATTACTTCCTGCTGATTTAGGAGTGCCTGTTGTTGTTACTCAGCACATGCCGCCAAACTTTACACAGTCTCTTGCTTCAAGACTTAATACTTTATCTAAAGTAGAAGTAGTAGAGGCTCAAGGAAAAGAAAAATTAGAGCCAAATGTGGTATATATTGCAAAAGGTGGATACCATTTAAAATTTAAAAAAGTTGGACCATCTGTTTATACAGAGCTTTCAACAGAGCCTAGCAATGTATTTAACATTCCCGGAGTTGATGTAATGGTTGATTCTATTGCAGAATTATACGGCAAAGAGTGTTTAGGTGTTATTATGACAGGTATGGGAAGCGACGGCTGCAAAGGTTTAACTAATCTTAAAAGAATGGGTGGCACAATTATTGCACAAGATGAACCAACATGTATTGTGTATGGTATGCCAAGAGCAGTTGTTGAAGCTGGTATTGCAGATGAAATTGTTCCGCTTGATGAAATAGCTGCAAGAATTTCCTACCATGTTAAATAA
- the fliM gene encoding flagellar motor switch protein FliM, which yields MADILSQDEIDALLSTVSDEPAGEGSGGDSGDDFDDFAPDFVPKKISVYDFRRPDRVSKEQLRSIRNLHDKFARNFSSNLSSFLRTITDISLVGVDQMTYGEFLMSLPDPTSFNIISMIPLQGNAVLEINPSLIFPIVDKLLGGQGLPLFHVRELTPLEMTIIDSIITLILKDLEDVWKQIIPNVRLKKELSENSPHVIQIVAQNEVVVLVVFEVKFGEATGMMNICLPALILEPILNKISSQDWLIGAKKGRSGEYESRILELLENINVPLIVELGRTKLKIGEILNLRENDTVILSKKAKRPLNIYISNKQKFFGALGILGIKKAIKITRATTEQDDDRNG from the coding sequence ATGGCTGATATATTAAGTCAGGATGAAATTGATGCTCTGTTATCAACTGTTTCAGATGAACCAGCAGGCGAAGGAAGCGGTGGCGATAGTGGTGATGATTTTGATGACTTTGCCCCTGATTTTGTCCCGAAAAAAATATCTGTATATGATTTTAGACGGCCAGACAGGGTTTCAAAAGAGCAGCTTCGTTCTATTAGAAACCTGCATGATAAGTTTGCAAGAAACTTCAGCTCAAATTTATCAAGTTTTTTAAGGACAATAACAGATATTTCTCTTGTGGGTGTTGACCAGATGACTTATGGTGAATTCCTTATGTCACTGCCTGACCCAACAAGCTTTAATATTATCTCTATGATACCTTTACAAGGCAATGCTGTTTTAGAGATTAACCCGTCACTTATCTTTCCAATAGTAGATAAGCTTTTAGGCGGGCAGGGGCTGCCGCTTTTCCATGTGCGAGAGCTTACGCCTTTGGAAATGACTATTATAGACAGTATTATTACACTTATTTTAAAAGATTTGGAAGATGTATGGAAACAGATTATTCCAAATGTAAGGCTTAAAAAAGAGTTAAGTGAAAACAGTCCGCATGTCATACAAATTGTTGCACAAAATGAAGTAGTTGTGCTTGTAGTATTTGAGGTTAAGTTTGGTGAGGCTACTGGTATGATGAATATTTGTCTTCCAGCACTTATTTTAGAGCCAATACTTAATAAAATAAGCTCTCAGGACTGGCTTATTGGAGCAAAAAAAGGCAGGTCAGGTGAATATGAATCCCGCATATTAGAGCTGCTTGAAAATATTAATGTGCCATTAATTGTAGAGCTTGGCAGAACAAAATTAAAAATAGGGGAAATACTTAATTTAAGAGAAAACGATACAGTTATTCTCAGTAAAAAAGCAAAACGCCCTTTAAATATATATATTAGTAATAAACAGAAATTTTTTGGAGCTTTGGGTATTCTTGGTATAAAAAAAGCTATCAAGATAACAAGAGCAACTACGGAGCAGGATGATGACAGAAACGGTTAA
- a CDS encoding FliM/FliN family flagellar motor switch protein, giving the protein MMTETVNFINSPGLEKFSGLIVSTFASSLSAISSRTVNLSLSEMVKCDADTLFAAYENETLVVSKEDNGDYETGLLFRTRDITKLADFMLAGDGESKDEIDDDTKDAVQELTSQLLSSLNVPFEEAFTNKFSFKSEDVIKNTSSALFQCAEYYCIDLAGDVDGAELNFRFVCDTNIEGKLGGQDDGNLINDGSIEALLGNAGISFDDEPPAESSGNTPKNLDLLLDIDIPISVRMGSAKLFLKDILGLGPGNIVELEQNADDPIELAINDKVIARGEVVIVDGYFGFRIKEIVSKAERIRKLKD; this is encoded by the coding sequence ATGATGACAGAAACGGTTAATTTTATTAACAGCCCCGGCTTAGAAAAGTTTTCAGGGCTTATTGTTTCTACATTTGCATCTTCTTTATCAGCCATAAGCTCTAGAACAGTAAATTTATCTCTTAGTGAGATGGTAAAATGTGATGCAGATACACTGTTTGCTGCTTATGAAAATGAAACACTTGTTGTTTCAAAAGAAGATAATGGCGATTATGAAACAGGGCTGCTTTTTAGAACAAGAGATATTACAAAACTTGCAGACTTTATGCTTGCAGGTGACGGCGAAAGTAAAGACGAAATAGATGATGATACAAAAGATGCAGTGCAGGAATTAACTTCTCAACTGCTCAGCAGTTTAAATGTTCCATTTGAGGAAGCATTTACTAACAAGTTTTCATTTAAAAGTGAAGATGTTATTAAAAATACATCATCAGCTCTTTTTCAATGTGCTGAATACTACTGTATAGATTTAGCAGGTGATGTTGATGGTGCAGAGTTAAATTTCAGGTTTGTATGTGATACAAATATTGAAGGAAAATTGGGCGGTCAGGATGATGGCAATTTAATTAATGACGGCAGTATTGAAGCTCTGCTTGGAAATGCAGGCATATCATTTGATGATGAACCCCCTGCAGAAAGCAGCGGCAATACACCGAAAAATCTTGATTTGCTGCTGGATATTGATATACCTATAAGTGTAAGAATGGGCAGTGCTAAATTATTTTTAAAAGATATTTTAGGATTAGGACCAGGAAACATTGTGGAATTAGAGCAAAATGCTGATGACCCTATTGAACTTGCAATTAATGACAAGGTGATTGCAAGAGGGGAAGTTGTTATTGTTGATGGCTATTTTGGTTTTAGAATTAAAGAGATTGTCAGCAAGGCAGAAAGAATTAGAAAATTAAAAGATTGA
- a CDS encoding response regulator encodes MGYEQSIITVDDSSTMRRIIKNTLQKLGFETILEAGNGVEALEVMSKNKVDMIVTDWNMPEMDGLTFVKAVRAKDEYKDLPILMITTEAAKEDILTALRSGVNNYVVKPFTPETLQEKVFKLLDL; translated from the coding sequence ATGGGTTACGAACAATCAATAATTACTGTTGATGATTCTTCTACAATGAGAAGAATTATTAAAAATACTCTTCAAAAGCTTGGTTTTGAAACAATACTCGAAGCAGGAAATGGTGTAGAAGCTCTGGAAGTCATGTCTAAAAATAAAGTAGATATGATTGTTACAGACTGGAATATGCCTGAAATGGATGGACTTACATTTGTTAAAGCTGTTCGTGCAAAAGATGAGTATAAAGATTTACCTATTTTAATGATTACAACAGAAGCTGCAAAAGAAGATATTTTAACAGCATTACGCAGCGGTGTAAATAACTATGTTGTAAAACCTTTTACCCCTGAAACATTACAAGAAAAGGTATTTAAATTACTGGATTTATAA
- a CDS encoding hybrid sensor histidine kinase/response regulator, giving the protein MNNDDMQELVQDFLVETNEIIENLDHDLVELESNQNDLELLNKIFRGAHTMKGSSSFLGFTKLAELTHHAEDILNKLRKSEMVVTREIMDTLLEFVDKTKQIINDIENGTDSADCSSVIENLKLASEGKLTARAKAAPAAQPAQAAKAAAPAPAPKPQAAPKQEAAKTTHQATQVEQTIRVDVSRLDSLVNLVGELVLSRNMLSQIAGELENKFENEYLVEQLLVATNSIGMNTTELQLAIMKTRMIAIGKVFNKFPRVVRDIARDTGKEIELIISGEETELDKQVIESIGDPLLHMIRNSCDHGVETPEARLAKGKPRMGTVNLSAYHEGNHVVIEIKDDGAGMDPDKLKRKAIEKGVITVEEANSMDDKQAFSLIFKAGFSTAEKITNISGRGVGMDVVRTNIEKLNGIITIDSKINEGSIFYLKLPLTLAIIQALLVEVAGETFAIPLASVVETVRITNEEIHSFEGREVLKLRDRVLSLVRLDEAFALDELEQDEIYVVVVALAEKQLGFIVDKLIGQEEIVIKSLGDYLGGNPGIAGATITGDGRVRLILDVAGVIEVAQNMPRRIRNTKKLSSNKRSSIQSVSKKTNAVKVLICDDSSTDRKITKKVLESQDWIETIEAPSGKDALNILSKDNSIDLVISDIMMPDMDGFRLARSMREKGYDMPIIAISARMEPSDKKKLTTSGVNAFISKPINQQLLLDKIDELISQKNNNG; this is encoded by the coding sequence ATGAATAATGATGATATGCAGGAATTAGTTCAGGACTTTTTAGTTGAAACTAATGAAATAATTGAAAATTTAGACCATGACCTTGTAGAGCTTGAAAGCAACCAAAATGATTTGGAGCTTTTAAACAAAATCTTCCGTGGTGCCCACACAATGAAAGGTTCATCTTCATTTCTTGGGTTTACTAAACTGGCAGAGTTGACTCACCATGCTGAAGATATATTAAATAAACTCCGTAAAAGTGAAATGGTAGTTACTCGTGAGATTATGGATACTCTTTTAGAATTTGTAGATAAAACAAAACAAATTATCAATGATATTGAAAACGGCACAGATAGTGCAGACTGCTCCTCTGTTATTGAAAATTTGAAACTGGCAAGTGAGGGCAAACTTACTGCAAGAGCAAAAGCAGCTCCGGCAGCTCAACCAGCACAGGCAGCTAAGGCGGCAGCACCTGCTCCTGCACCAAAACCTCAGGCAGCCCCTAAACAGGAAGCAGCAAAAACTACTCATCAGGCAACTCAGGTAGAACAGACAATTCGTGTTGATGTAAGCCGTTTAGACTCCCTTGTAAACTTAGTTGGTGAGCTTGTTTTAAGCAGAAATATGCTTTCTCAAATTGCTGGTGAACTTGAGAATAAGTTTGAAAATGAATATCTTGTTGAACAGCTTTTAGTGGCTACAAACTCAATAGGTATGAATACTACAGAACTACAGCTTGCAATTATGAAAACAAGAATGATTGCAATAGGTAAAGTATTTAATAAATTCCCACGAGTTGTTCGTGATATTGCAAGAGATACTGGTAAAGAGATAGAGTTAATCATATCAGGTGAAGAAACAGAGCTTGATAAACAGGTTATTGAATCTATTGGTGACCCGCTTTTACACATGATTAGAAACTCCTGCGACCATGGTGTAGAAACTCCTGAAGCCCGTCTTGCAAAAGGCAAACCAAGAATGGGAACAGTTAATTTATCAGCATACCATGAAGGTAACCATGTCGTTATTGAAATAAAAGACGACGGTGCTGGTATGGACCCTGATAAACTAAAACGAAAAGCTATAGAAAAAGGTGTCATTACTGTTGAAGAAGCAAACAGTATGGATGATAAACAGGCTTTTTCATTGATTTTTAAAGCAGGCTTTTCTACTGCTGAAAAAATTACAAACATTTCAGGCCGCGGTGTTGGTATGGATGTTGTTCGCACAAATATTGAAAAATTAAATGGTATTATTACTATTGATTCTAAAATAAATGAGGGTTCAATATTCTATTTAAAACTTCCGTTAACACTTGCTATTATTCAAGCACTTCTTGTTGAAGTTGCAGGTGAAACATTTGCTATACCTCTTGCATCAGTTGTTGAAACTGTTCGCATTACAAATGAAGAAATCCACTCATTTGAAGGCAGGGAAGTATTAAAATTAAGAGACAGAGTATTATCTCTTGTCAGACTTGATGAAGCATTTGCTCTTGATGAGCTTGAGCAGGACGAAATATATGTAGTAGTCGTTGCATTAGCAGAAAAACAGTTAGGATTTATTGTTGATAAGTTAATTGGTCAGGAAGAGATAGTTATTAAATCTCTTGGCGATTACTTAGGCGGAAACCCTGGTATTGCAGGTGCAACTATTACTGGTGATGGTCGTGTTAGATTAATTTTAGATGTGGCTGGTGTAATTGAAGTTGCACAAAATATGCCTAGAAGAATTAGAAACACTAAAAAACTTTCATCAAATAAACGCTCTAGTATTCAGTCTGTATCTAAGAAAACAAATGCAGTTAAAGTATTAATATGTGATGATTCTTCAACAGACAGAAAAATTACTAAAAAAGTTCTTGAGTCTCAGGACTGGATAGAAACAATTGAAGCACCATCTGGTAAAGATGCACTGAATATTCTTAGCAAAGACAACAGTATAGATTTAGTAATCAGTGATATTATGATGCCAGATATGGATGGTTTCAGACTTGCACGCAGTATGAGAGAAAAAGGTTATGATATGCCTATAATTGCAATATCCGCTAGAATGGAGCCATCGGATAAGAAAAAACTCACTACTTCTGGTGTGAATGCATTTATATCAAAGCCTATAAATCAGCAGCTGCTGCTGGATAAAATTGATGAGCTTATCTCGCAAAAAAATAACAACGGTTAG
- a CDS encoding OmpA family protein, producing MYEVKIENNLSKVITTMTVMAMTEQEAYDNVALNGWTVIGVKLIKERVKDEYTLSTDYIKTEIPNKIELEDAIEIPAAKELEEESRIIVSKESGNKNVADNLNLVPTSKDLELILTIHFQLGNVSPIFNDDISKLFDSLPKDKNYVLFGNADDVAVGRHATYSNNYELSYLRADHIKKLLIEKGYNADKIRTIGLGTGYPLEKNSKKGSLKNRRVEIYGFRTQS from the coding sequence ATGTATGAAGTCAAAATTGAAAATAATTTATCAAAAGTGATTACAACAATGACTGTAATGGCTATGACAGAACAGGAAGCTTATGATAATGTGGCTTTAAATGGCTGGACTGTTATTGGTGTAAAACTGATAAAAGAAAGGGTGAAAGATGAATATACTCTTTCTACTGACTATATAAAAACAGAAATCCCAAACAAAATAGAGCTTGAAGATGCCATAGAGATACCTGCAGCAAAAGAGCTGGAAGAAGAAAGCCGCATTATTGTTTCAAAAGAAAGCGGCAATAAAAATGTGGCAGATAACTTAAACCTTGTTCCTACATCAAAAGATTTAGAATTAATATTAACAATACATTTTCAGCTTGGAAATGTATCACCAATATTTAATGATGACATATCAAAATTATTTGACAGCCTGCCAAAAGACAAAAACTATGTGCTTTTTGGAAATGCAGATGATGTTGCAGTAGGCAGACATGCTACATACAGCAATAACTATGAGTTGTCATATTTAAGAGCAGACCATATAAAAAAACTGCTTATTGAAAAAGGATATAATGCCGATAAAATAAGGACAATAGGTTTAGGCACCGGCTACCCATTAGAAAAAAACAGTAAAAAAGGCAGCCTTAAAAACAGACGAGTAGAGATATATGGATTCAGAACGCAAAGCTAG
- a CDS encoding DDE-type integrase/transposase/recombinase: MNKVIITEEMRFRQRLCEYALKKGATKAARKYQVNRMFVYRHLKKYDGTVQSLSFKSRRPRNSPNKHSKEELDLIFNTYAEHGLYGNAEVYVRLLEIGYNRSFGSMCMQIRKKGLKSLNKSKKSYTRYEPITGQYIGDKVQIDIKYVPQECIMFSSYGKKYYQITAIDEYSRMRVLEIVEEKSTFETGKFLDELESKFGFPLKTIQVDNGYEFVNDKEVTNKKSYFEETAEKKGYTIKRIRPYSPWQNGKVERSHREDGKILYANNKFYSKDELIKALKQHEDRYNNTAKTCLNFKSPYEIVIENKLLLDLY, encoded by the coding sequence ATGAATAAAGTGATAATAACAGAAGAAATGCGATTTCGTCAACGGTTATGTGAGTATGCATTAAAAAAAGGAGCAACGAAAGCAGCCCGCAAATATCAAGTGAACCGTATGTTTGTATACAGGCATTTAAAGAAATATGATGGAACAGTTCAGAGTTTATCTTTTAAAAGTCGTAGACCAAGAAACAGTCCAAATAAGCATAGTAAAGAAGAGCTTGATTTAATATTTAACACATATGCCGAGCATGGTTTGTATGGTAATGCGGAGGTATATGTCAGACTTCTAGAAATTGGTTATAATCGTAGTTTTGGCAGTATGTGTATGCAGATAAGGAAGAAAGGCTTAAAGTCATTAAACAAGTCAAAAAAGAGCTATACAAGATATGAACCAATAACAGGTCAGTATATAGGCGACAAGGTTCAGATAGATATAAAATATGTTCCACAGGAATGTATAATGTTTTCCAGCTATGGTAAAAAATATTATCAGATAACAGCGATAGATGAATACAGCAGAATGAGAGTATTAGAAATAGTAGAAGAAAAAAGCACATTTGAAACAGGTAAGTTTTTAGACGAACTGGAAAGTAAATTTGGCTTTCCACTAAAAACAATTCAAGTGGATAATGGCTATGAGTTTGTAAATGATAAGGAAGTTACAAACAAGAAAAGCTATTTTGAAGAGACAGCTGAAAAGAAAGGATATACTATTAAACGAATAAGACCTTATTCACCTTGGCAGAATGGAAAGGTGGAAAGAAGTCATAGAGAGGATGGAAAAATTTTATATGCAAATAATAAATTCTATTCCAAAGATGAATTAATTAAGGCTCTTAAACAGCATGAAGATAGATATAATAATACTGCTAAAACATGCTTAAATTTTAAATCTCCATATGAGATTGTTATTGAAAATAAATTATTGCTTGATTTATATTAA